One window of the Aptenodytes patagonicus chromosome 5, bAptPat1.pri.cur, whole genome shotgun sequence genome contains the following:
- the LPAR3 gene encoding lysophosphatidic acid receptor 3 has protein sequence MNECYYDKHMDFFYNKTNTDTVDEWTGPKLIVVLCFGTFFCLFIFISNSLVIAAVVKNKRFHFPFYYLLANLAAADFFAGIAYVFLMFNTGPVSKTLTVNRWFLRQGLLDTSLTASLVNLLVIAVERHMSIMRMKIHSNLTKKRVTFLIISIWAIAIFMGAVPTLGWNCLCDITACSSLAPIYSRSYLVFWSVLNLVVFFIMVVVYIRIYMYVQRKTNVLSSHTSGSISHRRTPVKLMKTVMTLLGAFVVCWTPGLVVLLLDGLNCTYCGIQNVKRWFLLLALLNSVMNPIIYSYKDDEMWGTMKRMICCSSEDKSQDRCSSRIRSTVLCRSTDTSGHYIEDGIIQGTICGKGDLSDKGNS, from the exons ATGAACGAATGCTACTATGATAAGCACATGGACTTTTTCTATAACAAGACAAACACTGACACAGTAGATGAGTGGACAGGGCCAAAGCTTATTGTTGTTCTGTGTTTTGGGacatttttctgcctcttcattttcatttcgAATTCATTGGTCATAGCAGCCGTGGTCAAGAACAAGAGGTTTCATTTCCCCTTTTACTATCTCCTGGCCAACTTAGCTGCTGCAGACTTCTTTGCTGGAATTGCCTATGTCTTCTTGATGTTCAACACTGGCCCAGTGTCCAAGACATTAACTGTTAACCGCTGGTTTTTGCGTCAGGGTCTTCTGGACACGAGCCTGACAGCTTCCCTGGTGAATCTCCTCGTCATAGCTGTTGAGCGGCACATGTCGATAATGCGGATGAAGATCCACAGTAATCTCACAAAGAAGAGAGTCACCTTTTTAATTATATCAATTTGGGCCATTGCTATTTTCATGGGTGCTGTTCCTACCCTGGGTTGGAACTGCCTCTGTGACATTACTGCCTGCTCATCCCTGGCGCCTATTTACAGCAGAAGTTACCTGGTGTTCTGGAGTGTCTTAAACCTAGTCGTCTTCTTCATTATGGTGGTGGTTTACATAAGAATCTACATGTACGTCCAGAGGAAAACTAATGTCTTGTCGTCGCACACTAGTGGATCCATTAGCCATAGGAGAACCCCTGTGAAGCTTATGAAGACTGTCATGACTCTCTTAG GTGCCTTTGTTGTCTGCTGGACCCCTGGCCTGGTCGTCTTGCTGCTCGATGGTCTGAACTGCACCTACTGTGGGATTCAGAATGTTAAAAGGTGGTTTCTTCTCCTGGCCCTGTTGAACTCTGTCATGAATCCAATAATTTATTCATACAAAGATGATGAGATGTGGGGTACCATGAAAAGGATGATTTGCTGCTCCTCTGAGGATAAAAGCCAGGACAGATGCTCATCACGGATCCGCTCGACGGTTCTCTGCAGGAGCACGGATACCTCGGGCCACTACATTGAAGATGGCATTATTCAAGGGACAATTTGTGGAAAAGGAGATCTTAGTGACAAAGGAAACTCCTGA
- the MCOLN2 gene encoding mucolipin-2 isoform X2, with amino-acid sequence MAQSDLDLNETALKEDLKFYFMNPCEKYRARRQIPWKLALQILKILMVTTQLIFFGLSNQLVVSFKEENTIAFKHLFLKGYSGVDEDDYSCSIYTQQHAYDSIFYVINQYKELKNISLGTLGYEHEGSGLKICKQQYKKGTMLPSSDTLNIDVSTETECIFFKPQELAGKKAELKLNSSFFNLEFYRLIQVEISFKLKGIALQTIHARELPDCYAFQNTITFNNRAHSGKIKIYFDSDTDIQECKDWHIFGSVLQKNTQYILAFDGFVILSCFASLILCTRSIVLALRLQKRFVNYFLEKYKRHVCHADRLEFINGWYVLVIISDVMTIIGSILKMEIKAKNLTSYDVCSILLGTSTLLVWVGVIRYLGYFQTYNVLILTMQASLPKVLRFCCCAGMIYLGYTFCGWIVLGPYHEKFEDLNTVAECLFSLVNGDDMFATFAQIQQKSTLVWVFSRLYLYSFISLFIYMILSLFIALITDSYDTIKKYQQSGFPVTDLHEFLKDHGSAGYRKEQTSMPFICCCRRQQSDDNLILIN; translated from the exons CAG cttATTTTTTTTGGTTTGAGTAACCAGTTGGTGGTCTCattcaaagaggaaaacactATTGCTTTTAAACACCTATTCCTGAAAGGCTATTCTGGAGTTGACGAAGATGACTACAGCTGCAGTATATATACACAACAGCATGCTTATGATAGCATTTTTTATGTTATTAATCAG taCAAGGAATTAAAGAACATATCCCTGGGGACGCTTGGTTATGAACATGAAGGATCAGGTTTAAAAATCTGTAAACAACAGTACAAGAAAGGCACAATGCTTCCTTCCAGTGATACGCTGAACATAGATGTTTCTACTGAAACAG aaTGTATCTTTTTTAAGCCACAGGAGCTAGCTGGTAAGAAGGCTGAACTGAAGCTGAACTCCTCTTTTTTCAACCTTGAATTTTACAG gCTTATACAGGTTGAAATCTCCTTCAAGCTGAAAGGCATTGCTCTACAGACAATCCATGCCCGTGAATTGCCTGACTGCTATGCATTTCAAAATACC ATAACTTTCAATAATAGAGCCCACAGTGGAAAAATCAAAATCTATTTTGATAGTGACACTGATATTCAAGAATGTAAAGACTGGCACATATTTGGCTCTG TTCTCCAGAAAAACACTCAGTATATTCTAGCCTTTGATGGATTTGTCATTTTAAGCTGCTTTGCTTCTCTCATCCTCTGCACACGATCCATTGTTCTTGCCTTGAGACTACAAAAA AGATTTGTGAACTACTTCTTGGAGAAATATAAGCGTCATGTCTGTCACGCTGATCGCCTGGAGTTCATAAATGGATGGTATGTCCTGGTAATTATCAGTGATGTGATGACAATCATTGGGTCAATcctaaaaatggaaataaaagccaAG AACCTCACAAGTTATGATGTCTGCAGCATTTTACTTGGAACATCAACTTTGCTTGTCTGGGTTGGAGTCATCAGATACCTCGGATATTTTCAAACCTACAAT GTGCTCATTTTGACTATGCAGGCGTCACTGCCCAAAGTGCTAAGGTTTTGTTGTTGTGCTGGGATGATTTATCTTGGCTATACTTTCTGTGGTTGGATTGTCCTGGGACCTTATCATGAAAAG TTTGAAGATCTGAACACGGTGGCTGAGTGTCTGTTTTCTTTGGTCAATGGAGATGATATGTTTGCAACATTTGCTCAAATCCAGCAGAAGAGCACGCTGGTGTGGGTGTTCAGTCGGTTATATCTGTACTCCTTCATTAGTCTGTTTATATACATGATCCTCAGCCTTTTTATTGCACTCATTACCGACTCCTATGACACCATAaag AAATACCAACAAAGTGGGTTTCCAGTAACAGATCTACATGAATTTCTAAAAGACCACGGCAGTGCTGGCTACAGAAAAGAACAGACTTCCATGCCATTCATCTGCTGCTGTAGGAG acaaCAGAGTGATGACAACTTGATACTTATTAATTGA